In Palaeococcus ferrophilus DSM 13482, the genomic window TAAAAACCACGAGAAGCGAGAGCCATCCCTTCCCCTCCATGGAATCACCTCAAAATACAGTGGAACTTATGCCTACAGATGTACTTGCACTTGGAGAGATTATGGTGCCCTTTTTAATTTCAAATTTTGCCAGAGCCGTAGAACCCACATGAAATATCTTCACTTTATTGTAGTCATATATTGTTAAGGTGCCAATGTACTCATCCGAGATAGTATCATAATTATAAACAACATCCTCACCAAAAGATCCACTTAATGTTATGTACGTACTCCCTCCCGAAACTCCAAGATTAATTGCCGGAACAAGAGAAATAGTGCCCCCCAAGCTCCAGCCACTTGTATACTGCTCTCCAGAGAATATGATAGTATTTAACAATTTAATGCTTCTGCAATTATACTGGTAAGTAGTGTATGGAGGATACATATAAACAAGAGTACTATATGCATAGTGGTATGCATCAACAGTTATACGCTCAACGGGATCATAATACCCTATACTAAAAACAGCAGACATTGCTGCTCCAGTAGCTAGTTTTACTTTCTTATCACTAGTAATTCTAAAGTATGTAGTTGCTGTATCATAGTCGGATTTTCTAAATGTCTTATACTCATAATCACTAACTTCAAGACCATAAGAATATTTATTCAAAACACGTCTAACCATCAAATTATTAAACTCTTCTAAGATTTCTCCTCTTCCAACGGATGGAGTCCGCCCAATTAATATCTCTCCGTTTTTTAACCTCAAAATAGGAACCGTGGCTCCCTTAATAGTTACAGTTTGTATCGAGGAATTCTTCGGCGAATCAAACTGGTTGAATGCACTTGCAGTAGTCAAAGTCGAGACAGTACTTAAGAGCAAAAACACCAAAAGAAGCTTACTAATAATATTCCCCTTTAAGATACAACAACCCACTATCTTTTTTATTGCACTATCCCCCATAGTATCACCTCGTGACTAAGTTATACAATATTATTTTATAAGTTTTTTTGGTATAATTAAGGTTTAGAGTACAAATAATGATAAAGTTTTTAAATTTAGTGCTTACAATCATTATTAATAAAACTAGAAACAAGAATTATATAAATGGAAATATACTCACTCTAGTTTCCACCACCTGTGAAATTGTATAATCTATCTAGTTCACGGCCAGAATCGTTCCCAAAATCTTAACAGCCAAACCCTTCAAACTAACACTCCTGCTCGCCTCAGAAGAAACTCAGAAAACTTCAAAAACATGGTCTCAATCTTCCTCCGGAAATCATACAAGTGCCTGTAAAACCTCCTTTCCCCAGATTATTAATCTGATTCTCTCGCTTCACCAGCGTGTAAACAAAACAGCAAACTTCAGGGATTCCTCTCAAGATCCCTACTAACATCCCCTTATACAATAAACCGAAAACAACCATCAAACTCTACAACAATCACTCCGAACTTTCCCCTGACAACCTCTACATCATGCTTATCCGCCGGATCAAAAGACAGCAAACCAAGTAACCGGAGTTTTTCGTGCCGGTTCAAGCGTTCTGTTAGTTTGTTGTACCTGAGTTTGGGGAACAGTTTCATTTCCTCGATTAAAATCTTGTAAGTGTGTTTGGTAGTCCTCCGGGCAATATTACCGAATGGTTTCAGAAGGTAATGCCCCGTTATCTTGACAGTATCTGATGGGAGCTAGTTATGAATTTATTCTCCACAAAAACGGAAAAAGAAGTGGAAATCATGAGTTCTGCTATTCCCTCTTCTTCGTGAGGTACTCGTGGATGGCCTTGGCGGCCTTCCTTCCGTCTCCCATGGCGAGGATAACCGTCGCCTCTCCCCTTATGGCGTCTCCACCCGCAAAAACCCCCGGGATGCTCGTCATGAGGTTCTCGTCAACGACTATCCTTCCGCGCTCGACCTTGAGGCCGGGGGTGTTGACGATGAGCCTGTTCGGGTGCTTTCCGATGGCTATGACGACCGTGTCCGCTTCGAGCGTAACGTACTCACCGGTTCCGACGATCCTCCTCTTGCCGTTGCCGTCGGTCTCCTCGAGGGCCCTCATCTTCTCGAACTTCACGGCCTTGACCTTGCCGTTCTCGTCGCCGATGAACTCAACCGGGTTGATGAAGTACTCGAACTTTATGCCCTCCTCCTTGGCGTGGTGAACCTCCTCGACCCTCGCGCTCACGTCCTCCGGGCCGCGGCGGTAGGCTATGGTAACCTCGGCGCCAAAGCGCCTCGCGCTCCTCGCGGCGTCCATGGCCGTGTTACCGGCACCGATTACAACCACCTTCTTTCCGACGTAGACGGGAGTGTCGTACTCTGGGAAGAGGTAGGCCTTCATGAGGTTGACCCTGGTGAGGAACTCGTTGGCGGTGTAGATTCCGTTGAGGTTGATTCCCGGGGCGTTGACGAGCCTCGGGGTTCCGGCACCGGAACCAATGAAGACCGCATCGTACTCCTCAAGGAGTTCCTCTATGGTCACGGTTCTCCCGACGATGTGGTCGGTGAGTATTTTAACGCCGAGCTTCCTGAGCTTATCAATCTCCTTCTCGACAATGCTCTTCGGCAGCCTGAACTCAGGAATGCCATACATGAGGACTCCACCGGCCTCGTGGAGGGCTTCGAAGATGGTGACGTCGTAGCCGAGCCTTGCGAGCTCTCCCGCAGCTGTGAGACCGGCCGGGCCCGCTCCAATGATTGCAACGCGCTTTCCCTTCTTCTCGATCTTTGGCATTATCTCGGAGAGGAGCTCCTCGTCTATGCCCCTCTCGCGCGCGTAGTCGGCCACAAACCTCTCCAGCTTGCCTATGTTTATCTTGTCGCCGACCTTGCCCATGACACAGTTCATCTCACACTGGTCCTCCTGCGGGCAGACACGGCCGGTTGTTGCTGGGAGTGAGTTGCAGGCCCATATGACGTTGAGAGCCTCCTTGACGGCCTTGTCCGGGTTGTCGCGGTACTCCACGAGCTTGCTTATGAAGCCGGGGATGTTTATGTGAACGGGACAGCCCTTGATACACGGCGCGTAGTTGTAGGGGCACTGAAGGCATCTTTCCGCCTCCTTGACGGCCAGCTCAAACGTGTAACCGAGATTGACCTCAAAGAAGTCCTTAACGCGCTCCTCCGCCGGCCTCTCCGGGGTGGGAACGCGCTCCTTGATAAGCTGCCTCCTCGGCATTACTGCTCACCTCCCTGAAGGGCCTTCATATAGTGCTCGAGGGCGAGCCTTTCCATGGGGGCGTAGAAGCCGCTCCTGTGTATCAGCTCATCCCAGTCAACTTTGTAGGCGTCGAAGCCCGGCCCGTCTATACAGGCGAACTTGACCTCACCGCCGATCATGACGCGGCACGCCCCGCACATTCCCGTGGCGTCAACCATGATCGGGTGAAGGTCGGCGTGCATGGGAATTCCAAACTTCTTAACGACGTTGAATATGGCCTTCTGGCCGCCGGCAGGGCCGACGGTTAGTACCATGTCGAAGTGCTCGTTCTCAAGGAGCTCTTTGACCTTCGCAACGGCCCTCCTGACGAGTTCCTGGGCGATCTCCTGCATTCCCCAGCCGGGCTGAAGGTCGAAGCCTTCAACGATGTGCCTCGAAACGGCCTCCTCGAACTCCTTCTTGAGGAGAACCATCGGGTTGGGGGAGACGTGGAGGGTTGTAACGTCGTTTCCAAAATCCTGCCAGGCTTTGGCTATGGGAAAGACCTCGACTATTCCCGTTATCATTCCTATGGCGAGGATTTTGCCGTACTTCTTCATTGGGGCGGGGTTTCCGAGCGGACCGGCGACGTTTAGAAGTTCGTCACCGGGTTTGAGTTCGTTGGCCATCCTCATGGTGGTCTTCCCGCGGATGAAGGTGACGAGGGTTATCCATCCCTCCTCCCTGTCCCACGTGATTGGGGTGAGGGGAATCCTCTCGCCGTTGGGGAATGCCCTGACTATGACGAACTGGCCCGGCTGGACCTTTTTGGCAACGTGAGGGGCGTGCACCTTATACCATACCTCGTTCATGGCGAGCTCCTTTTTATCGAGTATCTTGTAAGGCATGATGTACACCTCCGTACAGGGGTCCAAACATGGACATCTAAAGGTTTCAAACCTAGAGTACTTATAAATCTGTTGTTAACCTTTGGTTCAGAAGGGCGAAAAGCCTCCGCCTAAAAAGGGCATCAACCGAAAAAATTTCCAAAAAGGATACTAAAGAAAACGAATCAAAGGCGCCGGATAAACGTTATGTAACCCGTGTGAGCGAGCATCCGCGTGCTCGGTCTGAAGCAGTTTTTGCTCACTTCCTGCTCCCTCACAAGACACTCTACTGTCTTCGGCTTCCCGAAGTACTCCCTGTACTCGGTCAGGTGCTCATGAAAGCGCTGAACCTGGTTGGCGCATGGTGTGTACGCCACGAAGTATCCTCCCGGCTTGAGGGCCTCCACCGCGTGGGGAAGGACCCTCTCGGGCTGCGGAAGGTCGAGGACTATGTGGTCAACGCCCCTCTCCTCTATCCCCTCGTAGACATCGCCAAGCTTTATGGTAACCCTGTCGGAGAACCCCGCCCACTCGATGTTCCTCCTCGCTATGTTGGCGAAGTCCTCCCTGAGCTCATAACTAACTATTCTACCTTCAGGCCCCACTACGTTGGCCAGAAAGAGAGTTAAGGCCCCGCTTCCAACGCCCGCTTCCACTATGAAGTCGCCCGGCGAGATGCCGGCATAGGCTACTATCTGCGCCGCGTCCTTCGGATGAACCGTCTGGGGGCCGCGCTTCATCTTGGCTATGTAGTCCGCTATGTTGGGTTTTATGACTCTGAAAACCTCTCCCCTGTGGGTCTCAAGCCTCGTTCCGTACTCCCTGCCTATGAGCTCACCGAGGTTGAGTATCCCCAAATCCGTGTGGAACTCTCTATCGCTCACCGTAAGGAGGTAGCTCTTACCTCTCCTGTCAATCAGCAGAACTTTGTCCCCTTCTTTTATCATTTGAACCACCAATTAAGCCTTTTTTCAGGTTTATTGTCGAGCCCTCCTTGCCCCACACCTCGAGCACCCACGAGGAAAGCTCCTCCATGAGGGCCAGCGCACTCCCGTTCACGAGGTCAGTGTTGAGGAGGTACACCGAAGCCCAGTCCTCTATGGGGAGAGAGCTCCGTGTCACGAGGAGGGTCTGGAGGGCCTTCTCCTTGCCGAAGTATATGTACTCCGAGACGCCGAGGCTCACGAAGTAAAGCGGCTTATCCTGGGTGCGGAGGCTTTCCCTTATCGCCCCGTAGTAGCTGTCCAGGAAGGCCTCGCTGTCGTAGGTGAGAGGCACCTGAACGAGGATTTTTCCATAGCTTGCCTGTCCCGGTCCTATCTTTATAACGCTGATGTTCCTTATGCCCCTGAGCAGGGTTTTGTACTCGGACGCGGGGAGCTTCCTCACGTAGTTCCTGAACATTAAGTCCCCAACGCCGAAGAAGTCGTCCACCAGAACCATACCCTTTTGAAGTATCGCGGGCATGACCTGGCCCCAGAGAAGGTCCTCTATAGGGTATCCCCCAGGGTACTCTATGAGAAGGGAATCGCCACTCTTCATTTCCTCTCTCAAAAGCTCGGCAATTGACACCATGTCTCCCACCCTATAAACCTTGAACCTAAAGATTTTTTAGGTTTTTTATCGAGCTACCGGGGGTGAGAGAAATGAAAAAGTTTGTGGTATGGACGAACGAGCTCGATGCGAGATTGAGTAAGAAGTACGGCAGGATCGTTCCAAAAACACTCGCGGTGGACGCTCCATCCGCCGACGAGATAATACGGGTATGTAAAGAACTTGGGATAAACGTTGTTAGTGTGGAGAAAGAAAAGCGCAACCCACGCCTGAGCGGCCTCGATGAGAACCTTCGCACCAAGGGAATGCTCGTTCTCGAGAGCGAGGATGGAAAATCCGCTACCCTGAGAAAAATAGCCCAAAAGATACGGGAATTTAGAAAGGCAAAGCCCAAAAAGAGGAGGTAATCACTCCTCGACCTCAACCACTATGGCAGTGGTGGTGTCAATAACACCGTCTATGTTGTGAATATCGTGGAGTATCTTCCTGGTGAGCTCACCGAGGTCCGCTGCCTCAATGTGGACGATGGCATCGTAGGGGCCGGTAACCGCGTCGGCCTTGAGGACACCGGGTATGCTCTTTATCTCCTCAATAACACTTTCAACCTTGCCAATCTCAACCGTAAGCAAAACATAAGCTCTTACCATCGGCATCACCGGATACTGTTGTCAAATCTCTATTGCACCTCTTCCAATTTAAGGTTTTCGTAATCCCAAATCGAAGCGACCAGAGGTGAAAACACAACGGTTGGGGAAAAACCTATTTTGTGTTACAATGCGCTCGGGCCATGACTTTGAAGTGTCCGGATGGACATTAGTACACATTGATGAAATTGGATAAGGTAACATAACTTGGAGGATGCAGCACACATTAACCATAATACCGGCAGATTGGGCTTTATTTTGTGATACACTCTCGCAGAACATCGAAAGTTTTATTACTGCATTGCTATATAGAGTATGGTGCCCAATGTATTGGGAGGTGTATGAATGAAGAAGAATGTACTTGCCCTGTTGTTGATAGGCCTGATGGCCTTTGCCGTCGTGGCCAGCGGATGTATCGGTGGTGGGGGAGAAACCACTTCAACCAGCACGAGTAGCCCCGCGGAAACGTCCACCAGCCCGACTCAGACGGCGACGACTCCCGCCAAAGCGATCCACAAGAACGTGCTCTACGTGATAAACGACGACGCCATAGCAAGGATTAACCTCTTCCAGACCGGAACCGTTGATACCGTCGCCATTCCTCCCGAGAGGATCAACGATGTTAAAGGCCTGACCTTCCAGGGCTTCAATTCCGTTGTTAAAACCGATATTCTCCAGCCGATCCTGACTTTCATAGTCTTCAACACGTATAAAGAGCCCTTCAACAACCCGAAGGTTAGGG contains:
- the gltA gene encoding NADPH-dependent glutamate synthase — encoded protein: MPRRQLIKERVPTPERPAEERVKDFFEVNLGYTFELAVKEAERCLQCPYNYAPCIKGCPVHINIPGFISKLVEYRDNPDKAVKEALNVIWACNSLPATTGRVCPQEDQCEMNCVMGKVGDKINIGKLERFVADYARERGIDEELLSEIMPKIEKKGKRVAIIGAGPAGLTAAGELARLGYDVTIFEALHEAGGVLMYGIPEFRLPKSIVEKEIDKLRKLGVKILTDHIVGRTVTIEELLEEYDAVFIGSGAGTPRLVNAPGINLNGIYTANEFLTRVNLMKAYLFPEYDTPVYVGKKVVVIGAGNTAMDAARSARRFGAEVTIAYRRGPEDVSARVEEVHHAKEEGIKFEYFINPVEFIGDENGKVKAVKFEKMRALEETDGNGKRRIVGTGEYVTLEADTVVIAIGKHPNRLIVNTPGLKVERGRIVVDENLMTSIPGVFAGGDAIRGEATVILAMGDGRKAAKAIHEYLTKKRE
- a CDS encoding DUF257 family protein, which codes for MVSIAELLREEMKSGDSLLIEYPGGYPIEDLLWGQVMPAILQKGMVLVDDFFGVGDLMFRNYVRKLPASEYKTLLRGIRNISVIKIGPGQASYGKILVQVPLTYDSEAFLDSYYGAIRESLRTQDKPLYFVSLGVSEYIYFGKEKALQTLLVTRSSLPIEDWASVYLLNTDLVNGSALALMEELSSWVLEVWGKEGSTINLKKGLIGGSNDKRRGQSSAD
- a CDS encoding Lrp/AsnC family transcriptional regulator, yielding MVRAYVLLTVEIGKVESVIEEIKSIPGVLKADAVTGPYDAIVHIEAADLGELTRKILHDIHNIDGVIDTTTAIVVEVEE
- a CDS encoding sulfide/dihydroorotate dehydrogenase-like FAD/NAD-binding protein, whose product is MPYKILDKKELAMNEVWYKVHAPHVAKKVQPGQFVIVRAFPNGERIPLTPITWDREEGWITLVTFIRGKTTMRMANELKPGDELLNVAGPLGNPAPMKKYGKILAIGMITGIVEVFPIAKAWQDFGNDVTTLHVSPNPMVLLKKEFEEAVSRHIVEGFDLQPGWGMQEIAQELVRRAVAKVKELLENEHFDMVLTVGPAGGQKAIFNVVKKFGIPMHADLHPIMVDATGMCGACRVMIGGEVKFACIDGPGFDAYKVDWDELIHRSGFYAPMERLALEHYMKALQGGEQ
- a CDS encoding tRNA (adenine-N1)-methyltransferase; the encoded protein is MIKEGDKVLLIDRRGKSYLLTVSDREFHTDLGILNLGELIGREYGTRLETHRGEVFRVIKPNIADYIAKMKRGPQTVHPKDAAQIVAYAGISPGDFIVEAGVGSGALTLFLANVVGPEGRIVSYELREDFANIARRNIEWAGFSDRVTIKLGDVYEGIEERGVDHIVLDLPQPERVLPHAVEALKPGGYFVAYTPCANQVQRFHEHLTEYREYFGKPKTVECLVREQEVSKNCFRPSTRMLAHTGYITFIRRL
- a CDS encoding signal recognition particle protein Srp19, which translates into the protein MKKFVVWTNELDARLSKKYGRIVPKTLAVDAPSADEIIRVCKELGINVVSVEKEKRNPRLSGLDENLRTKGMLVLESEDGKSATLRKIAQKIREFRKAKPKKRR